The genomic interval CTGGTCGGGCGACGGAACGATCCGGTACACGCGCCGCCGCCCTTCCCGGGTCTTGTTATCGAGAATCTTGTCATACAGGCATCTGGCTGCGCCGGAGTCCCACCGGAACCAGGCTTCCACCTGTCCCTTGCGCCCACGCCGGCCAGACTTCTTCTCGACCACGTACCCTTCCGCCAGCCGGATCAGCCGGAGCTGGTACCAGGCATGGCCGGGAGAATCGGCTTCAAGATATGTCTGCAACAGGACCATCGGCGTGCCTCTACTTATATATATGAGTACAGGGGGAACCGGGATTGTCTCGGGAATGCAGTTTTCCAGGGATGAGTGTTTTATTCTGTCACGCTTGCCGGTATGCTGAAGATGCGACCCGGTTGCACACCTCCTTGAAAGATGACGATCCGGAGATATCCATGAAAGCTGAACTGCTCGGCAGGGCCGACCATTTTGACGCCCTGGAGATCCCCCTGTTTCTGGACAAAGTTCCGGCGGGGTTTCCTTCCCCGGCGACAGACTATTGCGAACGCTCCCTGGATCTGAACGAGCTGTGCATCAAGACTCCTGCCGCGACCTATTTCGTGCGGGCACAGGGGGATTCGATGATCGAAGCCGGCATCTTCTCCGGTGACGTGCTGGTGGTTGACCGTTCCCTGGAGGCGAAGCACGGGGATATCGTCATCGCCGAGTTCAACGGCGAACTGACCGTCAAG from Geothermobacter hydrogeniphilus carries:
- the umuD gene encoding translesion error-prone DNA polymerase V autoproteolytic subunit — encoded protein: MKAELLGRADHFDALEIPLFLDKVPAGFPSPATDYCERSLDLNELCIKTPAATYFVRAQGDSMIEAGIFSGDVLVVDRSLEAKHGDIVIAEFNGELTVKKLELKPETRLVPMNSRHAPVPIPEGAELEIFGVVTTVIHSLRNP